In one window of Corynebacterium mycetoides DNA:
- a CDS encoding cation diffusion facilitator family transporter, protein MSHTHEHSPAHAPRRALLTALAITATVFFVEFVGGYLSGSMALMADSMHMLSDSAGLMIAVIGTLISQRASTAVATYGFARAEVLTALVNAVSVIAVTVWIVVEALSRLRDPAPIHTRTMMLVALIGLVANAASAVVLHRHKEGSINVRGAFLHVIVDLLGSVAVLAAGAVIALTGFTPADAIASLLIAVLVVPRAWQLLLQSLRVLLEQAPRGFATQRIEPTLRSIDGVIDVHDVHVWSLGGSDVVVTAHLVAHEDAPRGPLLDAAQQRLTDLGVDHPTIQVELPGHTDHERACGASLGR, encoded by the coding sequence ATGAGCCACACACACGAGCACTCGCCAGCACACGCGCCGCGTCGCGCTCTGCTGACGGCGCTCGCGATCACCGCGACAGTGTTCTTCGTTGAGTTCGTCGGTGGCTACCTCTCCGGCTCCATGGCTCTGATGGCGGATTCGATGCACATGCTCTCGGATTCGGCGGGCCTGATGATCGCGGTCATCGGCACACTGATCAGCCAGCGCGCCTCCACCGCCGTGGCCACGTACGGCTTCGCCCGCGCCGAGGTTCTCACAGCGCTCGTCAACGCGGTCTCCGTCATCGCCGTGACGGTGTGGATCGTCGTCGAGGCGCTGTCGCGATTGCGCGACCCAGCCCCGATTCACACGCGCACGATGATGCTCGTCGCACTGATCGGCCTCGTCGCCAACGCCGCCTCAGCCGTCGTCCTGCACCGCCACAAAGAGGGATCGATCAACGTCCGCGGCGCCTTCCTGCACGTCATCGTCGACCTGCTCGGCTCCGTCGCAGTCCTCGCAGCAGGCGCCGTGATCGCGCTCACCGGGTTCACCCCGGCCGATGCGATCGCCTCGCTACTCATCGCCGTGCTTGTTGTGCCGCGCGCCTGGCAGCTGCTCCTCCAATCGCTACGCGTCCTTTTGGAACAAGCCCCGCGCGGCTTCGCGACGCAGCGCATCGAGCCCACCCTGCGAAGCATCGACGGCGTCATTGATGTCCACGACGTTCACGTCTGGTCCCTCGGCGGCTCCGACGTCGTGGTCACGGCCCACCTCGTCGCGCACGAAGACGCGCCCCGCGGCCCGCTTCTCGACGCCGCCCAGCAGCGCCTCACCGACCTCGGCGTCGACCACCCGACAATCCAGGTGGAGCTGCCAGGCCACACCGATCACGAGCGCGCGTGCGGCGCCTCGCTTGGCAGGTAG
- a CDS encoding DUF262 domain-containing protein, translated as MGFTTPSYSLSDLFARVHRGELQLPDFQREYTWDVDRVRTLVTSVLRGYPIGSLLALDTRNVAPRFKSRPLDGAPQAQVQPGLLLLDGQQRLTSLFHAFSGDGVVPTVDFLGNRISRRFFVDIRRAVSAQPLPVEAVFAVDTNGDVRSHFGPAISGGLNTREGMLEHGVIPVSALLNDDANTLLFDLAAATEDPQMREAAAAFESRVVSQLPAYDIPLVRIDRDTSLVGIGQIFAHANSAGVQMDVFELLTATFALQDPEFVVVEHWAGVEKQLREHPALDNIGRIEFLRAMSLLITGRRGPARGHRGDILSIDLEGYLAHADEVAAGFAAAAEFLAERRMLTTDQVPYTAQLVTLAVLLARLADRPGVLDNEQSRDRLNRWFWSGVFGELYGAHSPIIRAGADVDEVTPWVMGETDTTPRTVEDARCTRARIVSAGPDSGVYRGLFALLMARDARDWRTGQAFECDTMERLEPTFELVFPRGVCDTRGVDPQFAESVVNRTPMGVRTRIFIEGNEPKRYLPRLQSKCLMEDAEFDAMLAAHEINPRTLFASDVDTFMRERLDRLATIIEHAMGKPVDES; from the coding sequence ATGGGCTTTACCACGCCGAGCTACTCGCTGTCCGACCTTTTCGCACGCGTTCACCGCGGCGAGCTTCAGTTGCCCGATTTCCAGCGCGAATACACTTGGGACGTCGACCGCGTCCGCACCCTCGTCACCTCTGTCCTGCGCGGCTACCCGATCGGGTCGCTGCTCGCCCTCGACACCCGCAACGTCGCCCCGCGCTTCAAATCGCGCCCGCTCGACGGCGCCCCGCAAGCCCAGGTCCAGCCGGGGCTTTTGCTTCTCGACGGTCAGCAGCGCCTGACGTCGCTCTTCCACGCTTTCAGCGGCGACGGTGTCGTACCCACCGTCGACTTTCTAGGAAACCGCATCTCGAGGCGCTTCTTCGTTGACATCCGCCGCGCCGTCTCCGCGCAACCGCTGCCGGTGGAGGCCGTCTTCGCCGTGGATACTAACGGCGACGTCCGCTCCCACTTCGGCCCGGCGATTAGCGGCGGGCTCAACACCCGCGAGGGCATGCTCGAGCACGGCGTTATCCCTGTCTCGGCGCTGCTCAACGACGACGCCAACACCCTGCTGTTTGATCTCGCGGCCGCCACGGAGGACCCGCAGATGCGCGAGGCCGCCGCGGCGTTCGAATCGCGCGTGGTCAGCCAGCTTCCCGCCTACGACATCCCCCTGGTGCGCATCGACCGCGACACCTCGCTCGTGGGCATCGGCCAGATCTTCGCCCACGCCAACTCGGCGGGCGTGCAGATGGACGTTTTCGAGCTTCTGACAGCAACGTTTGCGCTCCAGGACCCTGAGTTTGTTGTAGTGGAGCACTGGGCGGGCGTCGAAAAGCAATTGCGCGAACACCCAGCGCTGGACAACATCGGCCGAATTGAGTTTCTGCGCGCAATGTCGCTGTTGATTACCGGACGGCGCGGCCCCGCCCGCGGGCACCGCGGGGACATCCTCAGCATCGACCTCGAGGGCTACCTCGCCCACGCCGACGAGGTCGCTGCCGGTTTCGCGGCCGCGGCCGAGTTCCTCGCCGAGCGCAGGATGCTCACCACCGACCAAGTCCCGTACACCGCGCAGCTGGTCACCCTCGCCGTCCTGCTCGCGCGGCTGGCGGATCGCCCCGGGGTGCTAGACAACGAGCAGTCGCGCGACCGCCTCAACCGCTGGTTCTGGTCGGGCGTGTTCGGTGAACTTTACGGCGCGCATTCGCCCATCATCCGCGCCGGGGCGGATGTCGACGAAGTTACGCCCTGGGTGATGGGGGAGACAGACACCACCCCGCGCACCGTCGAGGACGCACGCTGCACTCGCGCGCGCATCGTCTCCGCGGGGCCCGATTCCGGCGTCTACCGCGGCCTGTTTGCGCTGCTCATGGCCCGCGACGCGCGTGATTGGCGCACCGGCCAAGCCTTCGAATGTGACACCATGGAGCGGCTCGAGCCCACCTTCGAACTGGTCTTTCCGCGCGGGGTGTGTGACACCCGCGGGGTCGATCCGCAGTTCGCGGAGTCGGTGGTCAACCGCACGCCGATGGGTGTGCGCACCCGCATTTTCATCGAGGGCAACGAGCCGAAGCGCTACCTGCCGAGGCTGCAGTCAAAGTGCCTGATGGAGGACGCCGAGTTCGACGCGATGCTCGCCGCCCACGAGATCAATCCGCGGACGCTGTTCGCGTCGGACGTCGATACGTTCATGCGCGAGCGCCTTGATCGCCTGGCCACGATCATCGAGCACGCGATGGGCAAGCCGGTGGACGAAAGCTAG
- the serA gene encoding phosphoglycerate dehydrogenase, with protein sequence MSKPVVLIADKLAPSTVDALGDAVEVRWVDGPNRPELLAAVPEADALLVRSATTVDREVIEAATNLKIIGRAGVGLDNVDIDAATERGVMVANAPTSNIHSACEHAIALLLATARQIPAADKTLRDAEWKRSAFQGVEVFGKTIGIVGFGHIGQLFAQRLAAFETTIIAYDPYANPARAAQLGVELVELEELMAASDFVTIHLPKTKETAGMFNADLLSKAKEGQIIINAARGGLVDEQALADAIVAGRIRGAGFDVYATEPCTDSPLFALDQVVVTPHLGASTVEAQDRAGTDVAESVLKALRGEFVADAVNIVGGRVGEEVASWLDLARKLGLLAGKLLEAAPVSLRVSARGELSTEDVDTLGLSAVRGLFSGITSETVTFVNAPTIAQARGLEYTVDTQTQARSHRSDLEVQVVSSTGEVATVTGALTGLERVEKIVNINGRGVDMRAEGRNLFLRYTDAPGALGKVGSQLGEAGINIEAAAMTQISRGDGAALILRVDREVPEELEASIAESIEASSIQLDLD encoded by the coding sequence GTGTCCAAACCAGTCGTGCTCATTGCTGACAAGCTCGCCCCTTCCACCGTCGACGCGCTCGGGGACGCCGTGGAGGTGCGCTGGGTGGACGGTCCGAACCGACCCGAGCTGCTGGCTGCCGTCCCGGAGGCGGACGCGCTGCTCGTCCGTTCCGCCACCACCGTCGACCGCGAAGTTATTGAGGCCGCCACGAACCTGAAGATCATCGGCCGCGCCGGCGTGGGCCTGGACAACGTCGACATCGACGCCGCCACCGAGCGCGGCGTGATGGTGGCCAACGCCCCGACCTCCAACATCCACTCCGCCTGCGAGCACGCCATCGCGCTGCTGCTGGCCACCGCGCGCCAGATTCCGGCCGCGGACAAGACGCTGCGCGACGCCGAGTGGAAGCGGTCCGCGTTCCAGGGCGTGGAGGTCTTCGGCAAGACCATCGGCATCGTCGGCTTCGGTCACATCGGGCAGCTCTTCGCCCAGCGCCTCGCCGCGTTCGAGACCACCATCATCGCCTACGACCCGTACGCCAACCCGGCGCGCGCGGCCCAGCTCGGGGTGGAGCTCGTGGAGCTGGAGGAGCTCATGGCCGCTTCCGACTTCGTCACCATCCACCTGCCGAAGACGAAGGAGACCGCGGGGATGTTCAACGCGGACCTGTTGTCCAAGGCCAAGGAGGGCCAGATCATCATCAATGCCGCGCGCGGCGGGCTTGTCGACGAGCAGGCGCTCGCCGACGCCATTGTGGCCGGCCGCATCCGCGGCGCCGGATTCGACGTCTACGCCACCGAGCCGTGCACGGACTCGCCCCTGTTCGCCCTCGACCAGGTTGTTGTCACCCCCCACCTGGGCGCCTCCACCGTCGAGGCGCAGGACCGCGCCGGCACCGACGTGGCGGAGTCCGTGCTCAAGGCGTTGCGCGGCGAGTTCGTCGCGGACGCGGTCAACATCGTCGGCGGGCGCGTGGGCGAGGAGGTTGCCTCCTGGCTCGACCTCGCCCGCAAGCTCGGGCTGCTGGCCGGCAAACTGCTCGAGGCGGCCCCGGTCTCCCTGCGCGTCAGCGCGCGCGGGGAACTGTCCACCGAGGACGTGGACACCCTGGGCCTCTCTGCCGTGCGCGGCCTGTTCTCCGGCATCACGTCGGAGACCGTGACCTTTGTCAACGCCCCCACGATCGCGCAGGCGCGCGGCCTGGAGTACACCGTGGACACCCAGACCCAGGCGCGCAGCCACCGCAGCGACCTCGAGGTGCAGGTCGTGTCCTCGACCGGCGAGGTCGCCACCGTCACGGGCGCGCTGACCGGCCTGGAGCGGGTGGAGAAGATCGTCAACATCAACGGGCGCGGCGTGGACATGCGCGCCGAGGGCCGCAACCTGTTCCTGCGCTACACCGACGCCCCGGGTGCGCTGGGCAAGGTGGGCAGCCAGCTCGGCGAGGCCGGCATCAACATCGAGGCGGCTGCCATGACCCAGATCTCCAGAGGTGACGGCGCCGCCCTGATCCTGCGCGTTGACCGCGAGGTGCCGGAGGAGTTGGAGGCCTCCATCGCGGAGTCGATCGAGGCCAGCTCCATCCAGCTCGACCTGGATTAG
- a CDS encoding carbon starvation CstA family protein, with protein MEISRTDDGKEHVVGVKPDKVIGAKERVVIAVAAVLAALGWGALALNRDEEVSSVWLVFAAIGSYIIGFTLYARLIEYKVVRPRNNRATPAEYVNDGKDFVPTDRRVLFGHHFAAIAGAGPLVGPVMAAQMGYLPGTLWIIIGVIFAGAVQDFLVLWVSTRRRGRSLGQMISDEVGRVGGIAGIFATMVIMIIIIAVLALIVVNALADSPWGVFSIAMTIPIALLMGCYSRFIRPGRIAEVSTIGVVLLLAAIIGGGYVADTAWGAEAFTLSKTTLAVAIIIYGIVAAILPVWLLLAPRDYLSTFMKIGVVALLAVAIVIDRPMIQMPAITSFAVEGNGPVFAGSLFPFLFITIACGALSGFHALISSGTTPKLVEKESHLRTIGYGAMLVESFVAIMALITAVILDRHLYFAVNSPAALTGGTPEGAAEFVGTLNLPGDPVTAQQLVDTASAIGEATVVSRTGGAPTFALGMSEIMTNVLGSAALQAFWYHFAIMFEALFILTTVDAGTRVARFMMSDTLSHIPGLHKFKDQSWTLGSWISTVVVCVLWGAILIMGVTDPLGGINVLFPLFGIANQLLAAIALTLVTVVMVKKGLYTWVWIPAVPLVFDLVITLTASWQKIFHSDPAIGYFAQNARFRDARAQGLSEFGTATTPEAIGAVIRNTYIQGVLSILFASLVIVVVLTALIAVVKAVRLRATGEPVPTSEEPDHPSTLFIPRGMAASTDEKRVAEELGLTFAVSGGAH; from the coding sequence CTGGAAATTTCCAGGACGGACGACGGCAAAGAGCACGTCGTCGGAGTGAAGCCGGACAAGGTGATCGGCGCGAAGGAACGTGTTGTCATCGCCGTGGCGGCGGTCCTCGCGGCCCTCGGATGGGGCGCGCTGGCACTCAACCGGGACGAGGAGGTCAGCTCGGTGTGGCTGGTATTCGCGGCCATCGGATCCTACATTATCGGCTTTACGCTCTACGCCCGGCTGATTGAGTACAAAGTGGTCAGGCCGCGCAATAACCGCGCCACGCCCGCGGAGTACGTCAATGACGGCAAGGACTTCGTGCCGACGGACCGCCGCGTCCTCTTCGGCCACCACTTCGCCGCCATCGCCGGCGCCGGCCCGCTGGTCGGCCCCGTCATGGCCGCGCAGATGGGCTACCTCCCGGGCACGCTGTGGATCATCATCGGCGTAATCTTCGCCGGCGCGGTGCAGGACTTCCTGGTTCTGTGGGTCTCCACCCGCCGGCGCGGGCGCTCCCTGGGGCAGATGATTTCGGACGAAGTCGGCCGCGTCGGCGGTATTGCGGGCATCTTCGCCACCATGGTCATTATGATCATCATCATCGCGGTCCTCGCGCTGATCGTGGTCAACGCCCTGGCCGATTCGCCGTGGGGCGTGTTTTCCATCGCCATGACCATCCCGATCGCGCTGCTTATGGGCTGCTACTCGCGGTTCATCCGCCCCGGCCGGATCGCCGAGGTCTCCACCATCGGCGTTGTCCTGCTGCTCGCCGCCATCATCGGCGGCGGCTACGTCGCCGACACCGCGTGGGGGGCGGAGGCCTTCACCCTGTCCAAGACGACGCTCGCGGTCGCGATCATCATCTACGGAATCGTCGCGGCGATCCTGCCTGTCTGGTTGCTGCTCGCCCCGCGCGACTACCTGTCCACCTTCATGAAGATCGGCGTGGTCGCCCTGCTCGCCGTGGCCATCGTCATCGACCGCCCGATGATCCAGATGCCGGCGATCACCTCCTTTGCGGTCGAGGGCAACGGCCCGGTATTCGCGGGCTCGCTCTTCCCGTTCCTGTTCATCACCATCGCCTGTGGCGCTTTGTCCGGGTTCCACGCCCTGATCTCGTCCGGCACGACTCCCAAACTTGTGGAAAAGGAGTCCCACCTGCGCACCATCGGCTACGGCGCAATGTTGGTGGAGTCGTTCGTGGCCATCATGGCGCTGATCACCGCGGTGATTTTGGACCGCCACCTGTACTTCGCCGTCAACTCCCCGGCGGCGCTGACCGGCGGGACCCCCGAGGGCGCCGCGGAGTTCGTCGGCACGCTGAACCTGCCGGGCGATCCCGTGACCGCCCAGCAGCTCGTGGACACCGCGAGCGCGATCGGCGAGGCGACCGTGGTCTCGCGCACCGGCGGCGCGCCCACCTTCGCCCTCGGCATGTCGGAGATCATGACGAACGTTCTCGGCAGCGCCGCACTGCAGGCGTTCTGGTACCACTTCGCCATCATGTTTGAAGCCCTGTTCATCCTCACCACGGTCGACGCCGGCACCCGCGTGGCCAGGTTCATGATGTCGGACACGCTGAGCCACATTCCCGGGCTGCACAAGTTCAAGGACCAGTCCTGGACGCTCGGGTCGTGGATCTCCACCGTCGTTGTATGCGTGCTGTGGGGCGCGATCCTCATCATGGGGGTCACCGACCCGCTGGGAGGCATCAACGTGCTCTTCCCGCTGTTCGGCATCGCCAACCAACTGCTCGCGGCCATCGCGCTCACCCTGGTGACGGTGGTCATGGTGAAGAAGGGCCTGTACACGTGGGTGTGGATTCCGGCCGTGCCCCTCGTGTTCGACCTCGTGATCACCTTGACGGCGAGCTGGCAGAAGATCTTCCACTCTGACCCGGCCATCGGCTACTTCGCGCAGAACGCGCGCTTCCGTGACGCCAGGGCGCAAGGCCTCAGCGAGTTCGGCACCGCCACAACCCCCGAGGCCATCGGCGCGGTAATCCGCAACACCTACATCCAGGGCGTGCTGTCCATCCTGTTCGCCTCACTGGTCATCGTTGTGGTGTTAACGGCGCTCATCGCCGTCGTCAAGGCGGTGCGCCTGCGCGCCACGGGCGAGCCCGTGCCCACCAGTGAAGAACCGGACCACCCGTCGACCTTGTTCATCCCGCGCGGGATGGCCGCCAGCACAGACGAGAAGCGCGTGGCCGAGGAGCTCGGGCTCACCTTCGCCGTAAGCGGGGGTGCGCACTAG
- a CDS encoding YbdD/YjiX family protein, whose product MAAKILSSVAWYIKELMGDNDYKKYCAHLAAHHPGETPPTEKEFWKARWAEQSLNPGSRCC is encoded by the coding sequence ATGGCCGCGAAGATCCTCTCCTCCGTCGCCTGGTACATCAAGGAGCTCATGGGCGATAACGACTACAAAAAGTACTGCGCCCACCTCGCCGCCCACCACCCCGGGGAGACACCCCCGACCGAGAAGGAGTTTTGGAAGGCCCGCTGGGCGGAGCAGTCGCTGAACCCCGGCAGCCGCTGTTGCTAG
- a CDS encoding 3-isopropylmalate dehydrogenase → MKIAVIAGDGIGTEVMAEGLKVLHAVRDDVETTEYDLGARRYLRNGELLTEADLESLRAHDAILLGAVGDPEQVPAGVLERGLLLPLRFKLDHFVNLRPSRLYPTAVSPLANPGNIDFVVVREGTESLYAGNGGVLRADTPHEVACEVSQNTRFGVERVVRHAFDLAMTRRKHVTLVHKTNVLVNAGGLWQKTVDAVAAEYPEVTVDYNHIDATTIYMVTDPQRYDVIVTDNLFGDIITDLAGAVTGGVGQACSGNIDASRANPSMFEPVHGSAPDIAGKGIADPTAMILSVAMMLRWCGDAPGAERIEAAVADDVAARGAGPVVTAEVGDRIARAVA, encoded by the coding sequence ATGAAGATCGCTGTCATCGCGGGCGACGGCATCGGCACGGAGGTCATGGCGGAGGGGCTCAAAGTCCTCCATGCCGTGCGCGACGATGTCGAGACCACAGAGTACGACCTCGGGGCGCGCCGCTACCTGCGCAATGGCGAACTGCTCACCGAAGCCGACCTGGAGAGCCTGCGCGCCCACGACGCGATCCTGCTCGGGGCCGTCGGTGACCCGGAGCAGGTTCCCGCCGGGGTGCTCGAGCGCGGCCTCCTGCTCCCGCTGCGCTTCAAGCTCGACCATTTCGTCAACCTGCGCCCGTCGCGGCTCTACCCCACGGCGGTGAGCCCCCTGGCCAACCCGGGCAACATCGATTTCGTGGTCGTGCGCGAGGGCACCGAGAGCCTCTACGCCGGCAACGGCGGCGTCCTGCGCGCCGACACCCCCCACGAGGTGGCGTGCGAGGTCTCGCAAAACACCCGCTTCGGCGTCGAGCGCGTCGTGCGCCACGCGTTCGACCTGGCCATGACACGCCGCAAGCACGTCACGCTGGTGCACAAGACCAACGTGCTGGTCAACGCGGGCGGGCTGTGGCAGAAGACGGTTGACGCCGTGGCCGCCGAGTACCCCGAGGTGACGGTGGACTACAACCACATCGACGCCACGACCATCTACATGGTCACCGACCCGCAGCGCTACGACGTCATCGTCACCGACAACCTCTTCGGCGACATCATCACGGACCTCGCGGGCGCCGTCACCGGCGGAGTCGGCCAGGCCTGCTCGGGCAACATCGACGCCTCCCGCGCCAACCCGTCGATGTTCGAACCCGTCCACGGATCGGCCCCGGACATCGCGGGCAAGGGGATTGCCGATCCCACCGCCATGATCCTGTCGGTGGCCATGATGCTGCGCTGGTGCGGCGACGCCCCCGGCGCGGAACGGATCGAGGCCGCGGTCGCCGACGATGTCGCCGCGCGCGGTGCCGGCCCCGTCGTCACCGCCGAGGTGGGTGACCGCATCGCCCGGGCCGTGGCGTAG
- a CDS encoding cell wall-binding repeat 2 family protein yields MTPSSTRSRVTARALGALTVSTALLLSACSQGDGAKAGLQEEKRLETHGPEVLADGDGTGADVSRRLFEKADAVVVAQPNREDELTAASVAASLGAPMLVRVPGAEAAVDAEIDRLGAGGDIRVIEVPGQDEAVAQAAPVASGAPDDDVAAIAGLPAEKPVDLVLPPMLATPETSRAAAATARAAGAEVDVIGLADPRLTSESMATVTGQDTLALGQQWGTTEDFAHKVALAGNGELPGGGGLVFPGRRMIALYGHSFAPELGVMGEQDPAAAAALATQYAQQYQPMEEQPVIPAFEIIVTVASEFPGEDGDYSNEAPIDTIVPWIDAITEAGGYAVLDLQPGQGDFLHQAKLYEELLKRPNVGLALDAEWKLNPGEQPLSRVGSATAAEINQVADWLAQLTRDNDLPQKAFVLHQFQVAMFPDRENIQTAHPELSYVLHADGHGSAGQKFDTWNVLRQGLDPNFFMAWKNFIDEDQPMFTPEQTYTEVQPRPWFVSYQ; encoded by the coding sequence ATGACCCCCTCCTCAACCCGCTCCCGCGTCACCGCCCGCGCTCTCGGCGCCCTTACGGTCTCGACCGCACTGCTCCTTAGCGCCTGCTCCCAAGGCGACGGGGCGAAGGCGGGCCTCCAGGAGGAGAAGAGGCTGGAGACCCACGGCCCTGAGGTGCTTGCCGACGGCGACGGCACCGGAGCGGACGTGTCGCGGCGCCTGTTTGAGAAGGCGGACGCAGTCGTCGTGGCGCAGCCGAACCGGGAGGACGAGCTCACGGCGGCCAGCGTGGCGGCATCGCTGGGCGCCCCGATGCTCGTGCGCGTCCCCGGCGCCGAGGCGGCCGTGGACGCCGAGATCGACAGGCTTGGCGCCGGGGGCGACATCCGCGTGATCGAGGTGCCCGGCCAGGACGAAGCCGTCGCGCAAGCTGCGCCCGTAGCCTCGGGCGCCCCGGACGACGATGTCGCCGCGATCGCGGGGCTGCCGGCGGAGAAGCCGGTGGACCTCGTGCTCCCGCCGATGCTGGCCACGCCCGAGACCTCGCGGGCGGCGGCCGCCACGGCGCGCGCGGCCGGAGCCGAGGTGGACGTGATCGGGCTCGCCGACCCGCGCCTGACGTCTGAATCCATGGCCACGGTCACCGGGCAAGACACGCTGGCGCTGGGGCAACAGTGGGGGACGACGGAAGACTTCGCCCACAAGGTCGCGCTCGCGGGCAACGGCGAGCTGCCCGGAGGCGGCGGCCTGGTCTTCCCCGGCCGCCGCATGATCGCGCTCTACGGCCACTCGTTCGCCCCCGAGCTCGGCGTGATGGGGGAGCAGGACCCGGCGGCCGCGGCAGCGCTGGCGACACAGTACGCGCAGCAGTACCAGCCGATGGAGGAGCAGCCGGTGATCCCGGCGTTCGAAATCATCGTCACCGTCGCCTCCGAGTTCCCGGGTGAGGACGGCGACTACTCCAACGAGGCCCCCATCGACACGATCGTGCCGTGGATCGACGCGATCACCGAGGCCGGCGGGTACGCGGTGCTCGACCTGCAGCCGGGCCAGGGCGACTTCCTGCACCAGGCGAAGCTGTACGAGGAGCTTCTTAAGCGCCCCAACGTCGGCCTGGCCCTCGACGCGGAGTGGAAGCTCAACCCGGGCGAGCAACCCTTGTCGCGCGTCGGTTCCGCCACCGCCGCCGAGATCAACCAAGTCGCCGACTGGCTGGCCCAACTCACGCGCGACAACGACCTGCCCCAGAAGGCCTTCGTGTTGCACCAGTTCCAGGTGGCCATGTTCCCCGACCGGGAAAACATTCAGACCGCCCACCCGGAGCTGTCCTACGTGCTGCACGCGGACGGTCACGGCAGCGCGGGCCAGAAGTTCGACACCTGGAACGTCCTGCGCCAGGGCCTCGATCCCAACTTCTTCATGGCGTGGAAGAACTTCATCGACGAGGACCAGCCGATGTTCACCCCCGAGCAGACCTACACGGAGGTTCAACCGCGCCCGTGGTTCGTCAGCTACCAGTAA